The genome window CACTGCATTGAATCATTACTGGAAAATACTGAAATACTTTTTTGGCTGAACATAATGGACAGCAATTGGATTTCTTAAATTGCAACATATTTTAATCCCTTTTTACAGGTAGTTTAGCTGCTTAGATATCCAAATGAAAATCTGAAAGTGTTGCCCTAAAAAGTAGTCTGCTTCCATGAAGGTAGCTAGGAAATTATCTGGGAGTTAGTCTTTCAGAAGTTGGGAAGGTCTCTGAATTAATAACTGCTGTGAGTTAGAGGATTCTTAATGTTGGTTTTATAAATAGTCTAGCTCTGAATGCAATACCATTGCAGGCCTCAGAAAAGAGAGTTTAGCAGTGAGCCCCCTTTTTGCCTGCCTGTGTGTACATTCCAGctggagagaaggagagagagtcaACAAACAGCAGCCCCAACTTGGCACAGCACTCAGCCAGGCTGAAAAGATGGAGCAAAAGAAGGAATTTGCTCACTTCTCCTTGTTAAAAGATTGAAAGACAAGTTTTGTCCCTCATCTCTGGGATGCCCTTCCACTCAGGGAGGAATGCTCCCCGTTAGCAGCACACAAAAGGAATTTCAATCCACAGCCCTCAGGAGCCAGAGCAACAATTACATTTGGAAAGGGACAGAAATGTTTCTTTACAGTAGGTCAATAAAACGTATCAAGAGAACATagccaagcacaacatccctgggcaGGGGCTCCTGGCAGTGTGTTGAAGGAAGTTGAAAGAACCAGGCAATGTCATTTATGGTATATGTAGGCCCACTCCTCTGAGGGCAGGACATCCAAAGAGAGGTCAAATTCTGAGGTGCTCTTTACTCAGGTATAGAGTCTTTCTTGAGAAAGGACTGAGTGAAAACAGAGTGATGGATCCACAGCTGGTATAAGTTGTCATGGATCCACTAAAATCAGTGAAGCTATGACAGTGTCCATCAGACATCAGCTGGGGACCTGCCcctgagtaaggactgcaggaATTGGCTTACTGACATTAATGGGAGGCCAGACTGTCCAGCATCTCCCAGTATCAGAGCCCATGAAATCATCAACAAACACGCATTGCTGTGAAGCTGTGGATTCCCAAGAACAGAGGAATGGGCCAGTGcaattattcattcattcattcattcattcattcattcattcattcattcacatTTGTGCTAGACTGAGATGAAAAAGCACCCAATCATTGCACTGGGTGCCCTTGAAAATCTGTTTAAAACACAGCAGTCAACGTATAGAAATATCCCTTATcctatatcagggctactcaatatgcaGCCCGCGGGCCATATGCAGCCCGCGTCCCGTTTGTTTGCAatctgtggtgcagtttgggtttacgcagggctcaacacgggGCCCTCGGGTGgtatcctttgaacatgacctccactgggaacatgctccacaatggcgagtcaatataatggtcttctgttgatatgcattttagtagttaaattcctggactgtcattgctcattaaaagtgctgtcatatgggtggaaatcaggtaaatactgcattttattgatatcagcagaactgacttaaatagggcctgtgtgttgtgtagtcttgccttgatctttgtattcttgcccatcagtgtgaaagaagctatttgcatatatttgcatatatatttgcatgtatatgcaaccacacttaagttgtagcccttggcatgtactgtgagtatcattgtggcccccaggacttccaaagttgcCCTAGATCAAACCAAGCAACAGCGTAAGTTAATCACCACCATGCCCCCATCAAGCTCAGCAGAGTCTAACACTATTACTGTCTAGCCCACGCAATAGCTATCTTCTTTGGATCCTGCAAAGCTGTGCTATGGGAATCATGAATGGCAACAGAAAGTTCATGAACATCTGCTATACTGTCGCTGGAAGACTTACTACTGTtgctgggtccttcagggcagggggctggcagtgtggggagatgcaggagttagggcagggtcttggagtggggggcagggcaagaggCTAAGGGTGTTGGGGTATTCGGGAGTCAGGGCATGGGGATGTGGTgagtgcaagagtgagggttggggggtgaggagaggttcAGAGCAGGGGCCGGGGCTCCTATCCAGTGaaactttctctccctccctggttgGCTGGGGCCTTCTCtattcccccagcctctcccctcacctggcaggggccttccctctccccctagcCCACCTGCATAGAAGAGGCTTTCTCtgtcctcccatccccccacggctggcaggggccttttctctcctcctAGATCCACAACCAGCAGGAGACTTTTCTCTGCCTCCAGtccccccagccagcaggggccttttctctctccttcctcttcagcatggggcacaggtcacttgtAGGTTTAAACTACTGTAAATGGTGAGTTCTCTGAAACCTGAAGTCTTTAAActatgatttgaggacttcagtaactcagccagaggttagggctCTATTACAGGATGGGTGAGCGAGGTTCTGTGGTCTGTAGCACGCAGGAGATGATTATgatcaaggttccctctaagctgcgcactTGCACGTGTGCACAGAAAAAATGTCCACCCCACGCACCTCCTATGGAGAGCTGTGTGGCGGGCGGCAGGAGGCTGCTGGAGTGGCAGCTGGGATCAGAGGAGCTGTGAGCCACGCGGTGGGAGGCTGTGGTGGCAGCCAGGGCCAAAGGAACCACAAGCCACATGTGAGCCTGGGTAGGAGAGCAGCGAAGCAGGCACCAGGGTAGTACCAGAGGggcccaggacagcagggatctGACACAGATGCCAGATGGGTGGGTGGCAAAGGCACTAGCTGAATGTGGTGGTGGGAGGTACCGGGCACGGGTATattctggggtgggggaaggagggagggcaaGTTGCAAGGTCAGACACAGGTCTCTGGGtaatgtggggggagagagggacaggTAAGATATGTGGCTGGGCTCAGGTCTCTGTTCATATCTCGCCTGTTCGCCCACACACAAAGAGGCCCtggctgtttgtgtttggggggcaGATAGTATGGCCCTGGTTAATATACTGGTGgcatatgggggagggaggtagatTGCAAGGCTGGGCACAACTACGGGGGGAAGGGGATAGGCAGTTAGCCAGGCGTATATGGGTACTAGCTGGCTGTGTGTGGTTTTGATGGGGGCACAATGTgtgttgggggcggggccagcaagCTGGGTAGTTTTCAGGGTGGGTGGGGGTATGTCATGCACTTTGTTAATTAGCcattgttttagtattttttcctACATAACAATTTTAAATTATATCTAGATAAtatgtgtacgtgtgtgtgtgtgtaattttgttAATAACAGGTGGGTGCCACAGcagcacacatccaaacaagtgcacatgacctcaatattggtgcacaagccaaaactcactctactcacagatggaaaatcttagagggaacactgattatgATGATCCcttcttaaagtctatgaatcaaTGAGCAAACCTTTCATGTGTGTCATTGGGTGTTTGGACAGGACCTGTGGGATTTGGCCACATAAATAGAGGTCCACTTTCTACAGCATTAGAATTTGCTCACTGACACAAGTTAGAGCTTACATTTACTTCTGCATTCTAAGTAGAAATTTTATCAACAGAGATTTGctctcttaggctgcgtctagactggcatgattttgcggaaatacttttaacggaaaagtttttccgttaaaagtatttccgcaaaagagcgtctagattggcaaggatgcttttgcgcaaaagtgcttttgcacaaaaacatccgtgccaatctagacgcgcttttgcgcaagaaagctccgatggccattttagccattgggatttcttgcgcaaaaaattaaggtgcctgtctacactggccctcttgcacaagtattcttatcctggagtgggagcatgaaagtatttgcgcaagaagcactgattttgtacattacaaagtcagtgttcttgtgcaaattaaAGCggacagtgcagacagctggcaagtttttgcgcaaaatcttgccagtctagacgcacccgtaggcccttttccggaaaagggatgcagattagacactttggaattgcaaatccgcgggggatttaaatatctctttcaagtaggaataagggatcctccggaaaagggcttattttccggaaaatcgcgtctagactggcgcttttctccagcaaaaaccccgagccggaaaaaagcggcagccatgtaaatgcaaatgccgcgggggatatttaaatcccccgcggatttgcaattccaaagtgtctaatctgcatcccttttccggaaaaggggtgcagtgtagacacagccttagagtttatTATTTCTGAGCTCACATGCAGTGGATAATTTCAATGAAATTCTTTTGGAGTGTCAGTTACATAAAGATTGTAGAAACAAATCAAATTTAATTATAAGAGGTTTCATCATTAGGCTCAACTCTTccattactgatttttttttctctttttatgttCCCTGCTACACCAGCAGACATTCCAAATTACACTGCTTTCTATTTAGACTGATCTCCCTTCTTCAGTTCTCCTCCACATTAAAGTACTGTATATGGGTGGacaaactaaaaaaaacaacgaatggtcctgcagcatcacagagattaacaaaaaatgtagatggtatcatagtACCCATAGGTGAAGGTACTAACAGCAGTAGTGAAAACTAATTTAAAGTTTTCAGTAATTAAACATCTACCTGGTTATAAAAGGGTTCCTATGCAGGAAGGAATCCATCAATCTACATTGCTGATACTGCTTGGATGCTTACGTTTGTGTTATGAAGTGTATGTGTTATGAAGTGTATGGTTGTACGTGTTGTCTAATTAGACTACTTGTCAGGGCAGGGATCAGCTTTTATTCTGTAGTTATAAACTGCCCAACACAATGATCTGTAATCCTGTTTGGTGCAGGTAGGTGCTACtggaataataataaataataataaacatatGGATTTTTCCTTTAAATAATGAATGTTACTTATTGGTTTCCCATAATAGGATTTTGCTGGGGGTAAATCTGTTTCACTACAACAGTTTTCCTGAAAGTTCCACTACCAGTCTTTCGTAAATAGGATTTGTGACAGTTTGTTGTTGTGTCTGGACCAAATTGTGAATTCTACTTTGGTTTTATGAATCCCATTTTTGATTGAAGAACAGAGTGACATTCACACTTGGTATTCCAATCTCTAAATTGGATTAAGACATCTTGTTTGTGTTGAAAACCAATTTGATCCTGACAAGATCAACCTATTCTAGACACTGTCCTGATCTCCTTTGGTTGTGGAACATCCCCAAGATAACAGTAAGGGAGCTATCAATACTGAATGGCTCTTCTCTACTGAAGCATTTCGCTTTCTCCTGGTAGACTCCTAACTTAGAATTACTCTTGCCACAGAAACCAATTGGTGGGGAAACAGGGCTGGAGCCTGGAATAGCCCTAGCTGATGCACATGGACAAAAAAAGAACAGTGTTTTATAAAGTGGGTTCATCCTCGAGCAAGGGGTCAGAGTATTAGCACATGCAAGAAGATCAGGCTAAGGAGAGAAAAGGTAGGAAAGGCTGCCTAGCCTAAAGACACTGACTCAACCCAGGAGTCACAAGAAGGGGCAGATCAGCCTAAGCAGGATGAGTTCTGGATTTTGTTGTTTTGCAAAGATTCTATAGCTCTCTTGTGTGTTTtattaaggatatgtctacactagcacttccGTTGGTAAAACTGTTCTctgtcagaggtgtgaaaaaacacactctTGACATACATAAGTTTCACCAACAGAAGCACTGATGAACAGCTCACCAGGGAGCAGTTTATTTATGTTGATGTGAGAGCTTTCACCTACCACCAAAGAGCTGCTACATGGGAAACCATGGacgttatcctgaaataacacAGTCTTCATCTACACtaccagcagttatttcgacgtAATgtcgacaatgtcaaaataatggtgagctaaaggatttcttactccaactcctgtaaccctcattgtacgaagagtaagggaagtcagaggaagagtgatctACTGCGAACTTCTTGCTAtgccaaattaaactattttgacttaagctacataattgacatagctgaagttgagtaacTTATTTtgtctttagccctgctgtgtagatgtgccctaagagtaAACTGTCTGTGGTTAAGAAATTCCTTTGCTAATCCTGTTTCCCCTGGTTTTCCTTCCATGATGTCCCTGAAGAGTTTAACTAGAAAACAGAGTTCCCAGAGCCAGGTGATCACAGGAAGGGAACATATCTAAGTAACTGAGCACTCAGGAAGGCTAGATTATTGGCCAGGACAGAGGTAGCTGAACCATGGGATCCCACTACACTAAGGGGTATCAAAcatgcaggctatgtctacactcgcagcttcttgtgcaagtacagccgttcttacgcaagaaaatgtacagtacggcgtggtaagagagggcttcttgcgcaagcgctacgctcttttttatcaggcgtaagccctcttgcgcaggagctcttgcacaagagggcactgtggacactcagcagggatttcttgcgcaagaaagccctatggctaaaatggccattggagctttcttgtgcaagagagcgtccacacagccatgggtgctcttgcgcaaaagcacagctcgcacatggcagtgtggacgtgttcttgtgcaagacttcttgcacaagaacccttgcacaagtgtagacatagctgcagCGTGCTCCTGAGAATATGCCTGAAAGAACCAGAACTGGGAACCATATCAATCACTAACCAGACACAGGTCGTAGAAGTATGTGGAGCAGGATTTGGATCTGGAGTAGTGTCCATCCAAAAGTGAGGACAGGGCCAGTTTGTAACAGGATTAAACATTGTTTTGTGCAGTATATGCCATTTTTTTTATACCAGTTCAGGGGAGCTACCACTGAAAATCATTTTCCATAATAGTCAGTTTCTTACGGGTTTCCAGGCTTAAAAAGAATTTGTATGACTAGCCTGTACACTTCACATCTGGAGATCCAGAACAGCCACATGAAGCCAAAGTATGAGTTTTTGGCTACATTTCCTGCATCTGGGGTGTGAACTACAGCACATAATAAAAAGGACATAATATGAAGTAATGTATTGTCCCCTTGAGAAATGTGAACCAAGGATCAATGCATATTTTGATTTGTAATTTATACATTCTTTTCATGAGTTCCTGTGTGATCTTATTTTCTCAGCCTGTTTGGCTTTTTGGTAACTATCTGATGCATATTTTAGAAAGAGCAGTTTTGAAAGAACATTTCCTGTAGTCCAAAATCCATAATTATTCTGCATTTATTCTAATCAGGGCCTTAGTTATGTGCAAGAGTCCAAATATGTTGTATAAATAGCTTGACTGTTGTCCTGCCCTTAAATGAACTGAATTTGAATGTCACAGCATGAGAGAATATGAAAACATAGGGGGAGGAAGTGAGAGAGGAAAGGGCTGTATTTCTCTGGACTACGCTGAAGTTTGAATCTAAAGTTTTTGCTCTGAGTTCTTCTCTCCTTCCACTTTATAGTCCAggctcacaaaaaaaaaatccatgtttattTGTCATAGTTTCCACCGACTAAACCCAACAGCAGATTAAAGTTGTGAGCACTGCTTCCTGGTATTTCcttttttgaagattttttttttccaggctaCTTTTGAACTGGCTCCatgttcacacacacacgcactgacATTCACGGCGAGGTTACACCCAGCTGGTTCCTTCTCGAGGGTAAATTCTTGGGATTCGCAGCGTCCCAACAGCCGATTTCCCTTCcttgctgctgggggaggcaggtTCGCTGGTTGCTGCCTTGGTGCTCACTGGCTGCCGCTGCTGGATCTTCCCCTGGAGGAGCCCGTCGCTTCTCTTCTAAAGCAAGTGCTTTTCTTTGGGCCCCGCGAGGCGAACAAGGCGAGGCAAGGAGGGGACATAGGGGATCCGGGatcagcctctcctgccccagcagcagccaggatgcTCTGAGCCGGCGGCAGCAGCTGGGCCGAGGAATCCCGCCGGACTAGGCGCCCCGTGAGGAGGCCCCGCAGCGCCGCCCGGCAGTAGCAGTAGCAGTatgggcagcggcagcagcaggaggaagcgGGGCTGCAGCCCGGGCGCGCATCGCCccgcagggggcaggggcagcagcgccCCCAGCGGCCAGGGCGGGGAGGCCAGTGgcggcccggcgcccgcccccaCGAAGCTGCCTAGCAGCAGCCTGCGGCGGCCGGGCGCGGAGGCGGAGGCGGAGGACTCggactgggagctgctggaggcgGTGTTGGCTGAGTGCGAGGAGCCGGACGCGCTGCTCCCCACGGCCCGGGGCTCGGCTGCCCCCATCCAGGGCCCGCCCCCTCGAGGGCCCGCCGGGGACTCCTGGACCGGCCACGGCTGGGACTCGAGGGCGgcggaagcagcagcagcagcagggagcggcccgggCAGCGGGGCCGCTGGAGGGGACCTGCGGGTAAGTGACAAGGGCGGCGGGAGCAGAGCGGAGGCGAGGGAGGGgcccagccagcccggggcccaaGTAACGCTCCCCCTCCAGTCCCAGGGGCCAGCGCCCTGggatccagccagcccatccTGCCCAGGACCCATTACTCTGGGATCCAGCCAGACCATCGTCCTGGGGCCCATCACCCTGAGatccagtcagcctggccccagccagcccagctccctgggacCTATGGCCTGGGATCCAGCCAGGGCTGCTGGAACAgattttatagtgggggtgctgatgaTGGAATTTGGCATTTGTTTTTGGTGTTTATTACTACTGCTACAGGCCTGGGGGTGCCAAGCACCCTGAAAACCCTTAATTCCAGCACTGCTGGATCCAGCCAGCCTATCTGTCCAGGGcctcagccagcccagccctggaggcCCATCACCCTGAGATTAAACCAGCCTAGCCCAAGTAGCCCATCGCCATGGAACCCAACCAGTCTGGCTCCCCAGGGTTCATGTAACCTGTCCCTGGGACTCCATTACCCTAGGACCTACGCAGCCTATTCCTCTGAACCTCATGGCCCTGTGGTCCATGGTCCTGGGATCTAGCCATCCTATTCCCAAGGGCTCCAGCCAGCATATCCTCCCCAGTTTCTTCATCCCCCTATCCCTTCCAACCCATCTCTCTGGGCCCATTTAAATCGCTGGGCCTTGGGTcaactgcccccttttccctgccCCTGTTAGTGGCCCTGGGATTTATGACCCAGCGAGCCCGTTCCTACTGATACCCATTCCCTGCAAGCCCATCTCCCTGGGGTTCTTCCAGCACAATCCTCCCCCTCCCAACTCCATTCTACCCCATTGCCTGAGTGGAAAGCCAGCCCAGCCAGCCACCAAGGGCCCCAAGGCTGAAGATTCCAGTCAGCCCAGCCCTGCATACCCCTGGTGCCTCCTCtggcccatcccccccccccaaatccccagGAACCCATGCCtttgggtctgccccatgaaagttcatcacctaataagtctttaaagtgcttttaAAGTGCCTATGACTGCTTTTGGGGGGATCCAGTGAGCCCTATCCCTCCAGGATCCCATCTAAGCCATTACCCTGAGGTCTGGCTCCCCAGGGTTCATGTAAGATTTCTCTGGGACCCCATTACCCTAGGACCCACACAGCCTATTCCTCTGAACCTCATGGCCCTGTGGCCCATGGTCCTGGGATCTAGCCATCCTATTCCAAAGGGCTCCAGccagcattcccccccccccccccccagtttggatTCCCACTCTACCCCAATTCCCTGGGATTCAGACAGCCTACCCTCTTTGGCACTTCCCTTGTAACCCCAGCTCTCTTATTTCCCTAGCAGGTCCCTATCTATTTGATCCCTTCTGGGAGTAGCCCATCTCCTTTGGGAGGGGGGTCCGAGCCAGCCCACTTCCTTAAATTCAATGCAGAATTGATTCCTGTAATGTCCAATGTTTTCTGCAGATCAGCCTTCCAAGCTATAGCCTCTTTCCTTTTGGTAAGGAAATTTGCATAGTTTAAATCTTTTAAATTCATCCTGTTACTCCTTGTTATGGtcccttccccatctctctcCTTCAGCTAAACTTGTGGTGAGTACTTAGTTCCCTTTCCCGTGCAGGTTCTCAATTTAGGCACTGTGTACATTAGAAAGGCCTATCATTGTAATATCTATCAGTGTAGCTATTGGTTTTCCAAATCATATCATAGTTCTTTTTATCTTTCCTGATAAATCACTCCCTGCAGCCCTtttatcatttctgttgctcttcccTGAATTCCTTATCGCTTTTAGAGGAAATATAATCATGAACGGATTATGCCAGTCTCAGTTTTCTGTGTTCCATTAAAagttttttcttcctttgattAATTCATTGTAAAAGTATCCTGGTATCATTAAATAAAACATAAAGCACAGCTCACATTTTTCCTTTGTTCGATCATGTAAGCAATAGTTTTGAACCTGACCATATCTATAAATACAGTACCTTTTAATGTTTGCCAGTCAACTGCAGTGAAAATAATAACTGAAAAAAGTCCCTCAATTCCTATTAAGCAACTACTGAATTTTCTTGTGAACACAACTAAAATTAACAGAGTTTTCTTCCTGTCCAACAAAGACAACATTATCTTCAAttttttatgtatgtatgtatgtatttatttaattgtttaattaattaaatatttttaccccatattttaaaatattcgaggcagcttacaaaattttttaaacacaatacaaatatatatattaacatttaaaattcaAGACCCCAGAGTGACACAAAATCTGCTAAAAATATTGAGAAGAGGAAcatacacatacagactcaaacactCTTTATTATGATGCCAAGGTCACCAAAAAAATGATCTGTTTGTTAGATGCTTCCAGGGCccacccacaacattttggctccTGAGgaagggagctcaaatgacgcccccatgtcccctcgtttgggccaaaactttgaaaggtctcaattctgccttcttcctgttctactcctctcatgggactgctctgctacctacatatgcaccagcagcagacacaattgtctacactctgggtcctagtggcgccctcccacaatctggcacctgaggcagctgcctcagttcgcttcatggtagggccagccctggatgCTTCTGTAGGAGGGACTATAACAATTGCGGGAATAAGCTAATCTTATTTTTTAATCTAACAAATATTTAGAATTCAGAAAACATTCCCCATCAAATGTCTAACAACTTTTAGGTTAGGCTAAATTGGCCTGACAGTCTCACTTTAAGATATTAACATTTTCATTACAAAACTCTGTTTTTCCAAGGGATAATTATATCTTTGATATAAATTTCTTAACAGCGTAATTCTTTTGTGAATAATCAGAATGGACAcatgtacagaaaaaaaccctcaaaaaggAATCTTCTTTATTCATTGTGAATTCTggaaatggaaaaaatagaggtctaatatatttttctttgttcttATATCTCATATATACTCAATTTAAAATTTAGGTATGATCCTAGAACCCTTACTCACATAAGTAATTCTCACAAGCAATCttacccttaaagactaaagaATAAAGTTCTGCATTTTTGATCCAGCATGTGCTTGgtagtgtttttaaaaataagacagCTCAGTTGAAATTTGCTAGTATTTTAGCCTCTTACAAGCTCCTGCTGCTCTCGTTGCAGAATTTAGCTATGAAACATTGTACCTTTCTGCTCTTTCTAACTCAGTTTTGTCAGTACACGTATCCTTTACAGAAAGCATCAAGtaagatttattttaaagtcttttttttaTCTTTTCTGTTATTTATATAATTTTTATATCAAACCCTAGTGGCTATTCATGTCAATTGGATTTTCACTTAATTATTAATGAAGAATATTGACATATACACCAACATCATTAGGCTTCAGAGT of Pelodiscus sinensis isolate JC-2024 chromosome 3, ASM4963464v1, whole genome shotgun sequence contains these proteins:
- the CYS1 gene encoding cystin-1 isoform X2: MGSGSSRRKRGCSPGAHRPAGGRGSSAPSGQGGEASGGPAPAPTKLPSSSLRRPGAEAEAEDSDWELLEAVLAECEEPDALLPTARGSAAPIQGPPPRGPAGDSWTGHGWDSRAAEAAAAAGSGPGSGAAGGDLRASLIRSTQDPENNTSTNVCPVRNNKKSEMQSPISYDYSEEELMATIEREYCR
- the CYS1 gene encoding cystin-1 isoform X1 — its product is MGSGSSRRKRGCSPGAHRPAGGRGSSAPSGQGGEASGGPAPAPTKLPSSSLRRPGAEAEAEDSDWELLEAVLAECEEPDALLPTARGSAAPIQGPPPRGPAGDSWTGHGWDSRAAEAAAAAGSGPGSGAAGGDLRASLIRSTQDPENNTSTNVKDTPLCHSAGVQSEITRSPRCNPQYRMITLKKSSWRLLNESTAAKSQCCMIAADSGTCERGFCKPNNRAK